The Brassica napus cultivar Da-Ae chromosome C7, Da-Ae, whole genome shotgun sequence genome has a segment encoding these proteins:
- the LOC106348938 gene encoding MLO-like protein 13 isoform X1: protein MAEERSLEYTPTWVVAFICFIIVLLSLLAERGLHHLGKCLKRRRQDALFEALQKLKEELMLLGFISLMLTVSQAAIRHICVPRALVSNMFPCKKPLEKHHAPESSHTLSISARHLLSTGASPDHCAAKGQVPLVSVEALHQLHIFIFVLAVFHVIFCASTMVLGGARIQQWKHWEGRFKKHPSQKEAAKRGHAQAHPHAHALHELFNANHEFFAMHAGGFWRRSVVISWLRSFFKQFYGSVTKSEYIALRQGFIMTHCPTNPSFNFHKYMLRTLEIDFKKVVSISWYLWLFVVVFLLLNVGGWNTYFWLSFLPLILLLMVGAKLENIISTLAVDVCEKRNRAEEAVIKPSDELFWFHKPEIVLQIIHFILFQNSFEIAFFFWILFTYGIRSCIMERLGFLIPRLVMGVLVQVLCSYSTLPLYALVTQMGSKFKKGIFDDVVQSTLEVWLEDTRSRGDSTSQAHRLEIQPTTPEAFNVQVDEVSECENPQVQ from the exons ATGGCAGAAGAGAGGTCGCTTGAATATACGCCCACATGGGTCGTAGCGTTTATCTGTTTCATCATCGTTCTCTTATCACTTCTCGCTGAACGTGGTCTTCATCATCTTGGAAAG TGTCTGAAGCGTAGGCGACAAGATGCCTTGTTCGAGGCCTTGCAGAAACTTAAAGAAG AGCTGATGCTCCTGGGGTTTATCTCTTTAATGTTAACGGTGTCTCAGGCCGCCATAAGGCATATATGTGTCCCACGAGCTCTTGTTAGCAACATGTTCCCGTGTAAGAAGCCATTGGAGAAGCATCATGCTCCAGAATCATCTCATACGCTTAGCATCAGTGCAAGACATCTACTTTCCACAGGAGCAAGTCCAGACCATTGTGCTGCCAAG GGGCAGGTTCCGTTAGTATCTGTGGAAGCATTGCATcaactccatatcttcatcttcGTGCTAGCGGTTTTTCACGTCATCTTTTGTGCCTCAACCATGGTTCTTGGAGGAGCCAGG ATACAACAATGGAAGCATTGGGAGGGTAGGTTCAAGAAACATCCTTCTCAAAAAG AAGCAGCAAAGCGTGGTCATGCTCAGGCTCATCCTCATGCTCATGCCCTTCACGAGTTATTCAACGCAAATCACGAGTTCTTTGCGATGCATGCTGGAGGATTCTGGAGAAGATCTGTTGTCATCAGCTGGCTT AGATCATTCTTCAAACAGTTTTATGGTTCTGTCACCAAATCAGAATATATAGCTCTACGACAAGGGTTCATCATG ACACATTGCCCCACAAACCCATCATTTAATTTTCACAAGTACATGCTAAGAACACTGGAGATAGACTTCAAAAAAGTTGTGAGCATAAG CTGGTATCTATGGCTATTTGTCGTTGTCTTTCTGCTGCTGAATGTAGGAGGATGGAATACTTACTTCTGGTTGTCTTTCTTACCTTTGATC CTCTTACTAATGGTGGGTGCCAAACTGGAGAATATAATAAGTACCTTAGCTGTGGATGTTTGTGAGAAGCGAAACCGTGCAGAAGAAGCAGTCATCAAACCTTCTGATGAACTCTTTTGGTTCCATAAGCCAGAGATCGTTCTCCAAATCATCCACTTCATTCTCTTTCAGAATTCATTTGAGATCGCTTTCTTCTTCTGGATTTTG TTCACATACGGAATACGTTCGTGTATCATGGAGAGACTAGGCTTCCTTATTCCACGGCTCGTCATGGG CGTGTTAGTTCAAGTGCTTTGCAGTTACAGCACATTACCATTATATGCTCTTGTTACACAG ATGGGTAGCAAATTCAAGAAAGGGATATTCGACGATGTAGTACAGTCGACACTGGAAGTATGGTTAGAAGATACAAGGAGCAGAGGAGACTCCACGAGCCAGGCTCACAGGTTGGAGATACAACCCACGACGCCTGAGGCTTTTAATGTCCAAGTCGATGAAGTCAGTGAATGTGAAAACCCCCAAGTCCAATAA
- the LOC106348938 gene encoding MLO-like protein 13 isoform X2, whose amino-acid sequence MAEERSLEYTPTWVVAFICFIIVLLSLLAERGLHHLGKCLKRRRQDALFEALQKLKEELMLLGFISLMLTVSQAAIRHICVPRALVSNMFPCKKPLEKHHAPESSHTLSISARHLLSTGASPDHCAAKGQVPLVSVEALHQLHIFIFVLAVFHVIFCASTMVLGGARIQQWKHWEGRFKKHPSQKAKRGHAQAHPHAHALHELFNANHEFFAMHAGGFWRRSVVISWLRSFFKQFYGSVTKSEYIALRQGFIMTHCPTNPSFNFHKYMLRTLEIDFKKVVSISWYLWLFVVVFLLLNVGGWNTYFWLSFLPLILLLMVGAKLENIISTLAVDVCEKRNRAEEAVIKPSDELFWFHKPEIVLQIIHFILFQNSFEIAFFFWILFTYGIRSCIMERLGFLIPRLVMGVLVQVLCSYSTLPLYALVTQMGSKFKKGIFDDVVQSTLEVWLEDTRSRGDSTSQAHRLEIQPTTPEAFNVQVDEVSECENPQVQ is encoded by the exons ATGGCAGAAGAGAGGTCGCTTGAATATACGCCCACATGGGTCGTAGCGTTTATCTGTTTCATCATCGTTCTCTTATCACTTCTCGCTGAACGTGGTCTTCATCATCTTGGAAAG TGTCTGAAGCGTAGGCGACAAGATGCCTTGTTCGAGGCCTTGCAGAAACTTAAAGAAG AGCTGATGCTCCTGGGGTTTATCTCTTTAATGTTAACGGTGTCTCAGGCCGCCATAAGGCATATATGTGTCCCACGAGCTCTTGTTAGCAACATGTTCCCGTGTAAGAAGCCATTGGAGAAGCATCATGCTCCAGAATCATCTCATACGCTTAGCATCAGTGCAAGACATCTACTTTCCACAGGAGCAAGTCCAGACCATTGTGCTGCCAAG GGGCAGGTTCCGTTAGTATCTGTGGAAGCATTGCATcaactccatatcttcatcttcGTGCTAGCGGTTTTTCACGTCATCTTTTGTGCCTCAACCATGGTTCTTGGAGGAGCCAGG ATACAACAATGGAAGCATTGGGAGGGTAGGTTCAAGAAACATCCTTCTCAAAAAG CAAAGCGTGGTCATGCTCAGGCTCATCCTCATGCTCATGCCCTTCACGAGTTATTCAACGCAAATCACGAGTTCTTTGCGATGCATGCTGGAGGATTCTGGAGAAGATCTGTTGTCATCAGCTGGCTT AGATCATTCTTCAAACAGTTTTATGGTTCTGTCACCAAATCAGAATATATAGCTCTACGACAAGGGTTCATCATG ACACATTGCCCCACAAACCCATCATTTAATTTTCACAAGTACATGCTAAGAACACTGGAGATAGACTTCAAAAAAGTTGTGAGCATAAG CTGGTATCTATGGCTATTTGTCGTTGTCTTTCTGCTGCTGAATGTAGGAGGATGGAATACTTACTTCTGGTTGTCTTTCTTACCTTTGATC CTCTTACTAATGGTGGGTGCCAAACTGGAGAATATAATAAGTACCTTAGCTGTGGATGTTTGTGAGAAGCGAAACCGTGCAGAAGAAGCAGTCATCAAACCTTCTGATGAACTCTTTTGGTTCCATAAGCCAGAGATCGTTCTCCAAATCATCCACTTCATTCTCTTTCAGAATTCATTTGAGATCGCTTTCTTCTTCTGGATTTTG TTCACATACGGAATACGTTCGTGTATCATGGAGAGACTAGGCTTCCTTATTCCACGGCTCGTCATGGG CGTGTTAGTTCAAGTGCTTTGCAGTTACAGCACATTACCATTATATGCTCTTGTTACACAG ATGGGTAGCAAATTCAAGAAAGGGATATTCGACGATGTAGTACAGTCGACACTGGAAGTATGGTTAGAAGATACAAGGAGCAGAGGAGACTCCACGAGCCAGGCTCACAGGTTGGAGATACAACCCACGACGCCTGAGGCTTTTAATGTCCAAGTCGATGAAGTCAGTGAATGTGAAAACCCCCAAGTCCAATAA